In Ovis aries strain OAR_USU_Benz2616 breed Rambouillet chromosome 22, ARS-UI_Ramb_v3.0, whole genome shotgun sequence, the DNA window AAGACTGTAAAGGAGGGGGCTCACCCTGTTGGACCCTTTTCCATTTTATCTAGAAGGAAATCGAGATTGCCCCCAAGGTTCAGGCCTTGGCCTGGCACTCATAGGGCAGCTAGAATTTCAACATGGTCTTCTCAAGTCTTCCAGCAACCCACCCTGCTTCTCATCCTTGTCAGTCTAGAAGGGCTGCCAACATTTCCCGCCACCTCGATATAtgtaaggaaatgaaaatctcagctgtgtgGGATTTGCTGTCCCTGAGTCCCAAGGCAGCGACATAGGGTAGAGAGTTTACCAGGCTGGAGCCTCTACCCAAACTCTTGGTTAAACTGCCTTGGCTATCAACTCTCTACCTGGAAACCAGAGAGGGAACCTCCCACTTGAAAACAAATAGGTCaggattgttttctttcttctctccgaAGAGCAAGCTGATCAATATTTCCTGGTTGTCCTTTGCCCCTGCTTCCAGGGCGGCCCAGTTGAAATCCTTCCGTTCCTTTACCTTGGAAGTGCCTACCACGCATCCAAGTGCGAGTTCCTTGCCAACCTGCACATCACAGCCCTGCTCAACGTCTCCCGTCGGACCCCCGAGGCCTGCACGACGCACCTACACTACAAATGGATCCCCGTGGAAGACAGCCACGCGGCTGACATCAGCTCCCACTTTCAAGAAGCAATAGACTTCATTGGTATGTGCCGCTGTCCTCAGTTATTTAGAGGGGTGTGTTCTTGGATTTTGATGTACTGATGGAGGTCACCCCATCGCTGAGAAGAAAAGCATCTTGTTTGTGCGACCACCACAAGTGGGAGCCAAAAAGAGATTCACCTCAGAACAACAGAGGGGAGGATTTGAGTTGCTGTTTAATAGGAGCTTTAATTTGCAGGATAAATGTATTAGTTAATATCATCTTAAGGCAGTACTCACGACTGCTCTGTTAGTGTTTCTGGCTGGATGGGAAGCAGAATGCGTCCATGAGTGATGCTCTATGCCAGGGacacaggaaagggaaagaaccACACAGACTGTGCTTCTACGTAGATtgggatatttttaaaagcaaacagaagGATCGAGAGAGCATTGCTTAACACACTGAAACCCCGGGGCCCCAGCAGCTTTCCACCGTTTTTGGCAAATTGCTTTGGGGAcaatttgttttgcattttcagCTCATTTTGGATTAATGGTAACACTCGACTCAAGCTCCATGCTTTATGCACAGAGAAGTTGGCATCTTTGTTCTGTGAGGTAGTTATCACTTACTACATTGTGTAGGCCTGGGAacctctggtccctctgcctagAAAGGGCTTCTGGGCCTTGGGATTTCAACTCCTCAGAGTGGACTGGACTGCTCTTTCATTTGAGATCTTTCTCTCCCATCCACCTCCCTTGGGGACTAGGCTGGGCCCCGCTGCCCACACTTGTGGATTTGCTTCCCTTTCCAGAGTCCTCTTTCCTCCCTAACGTTGCGCAGCTGTTGAAGCTGAGCAGTAGTCTTCCTGCTTCTGGCTGTGAGGGATGTTGGAGGGGAAAGGCTGGTGCTGAGTGTAGCAGTGATATCTTAGTGCAGGGAGCCATTAAAGGGCTCCCCTCTTCTGCCACGTGGTGGGCCCTCTGCTCATCATATACAACTTCTACTCCATGGAATCCCACTGAGAAACTCACTGCAAGCAAAAGGCTGAGCCTGCCCTCCCTGGCCCCTGAGCCTCTGGGCTGAGACGGTGGTTCCTCTGGAGCCTCCGAGAGGCAGCCGAAACGATGGGCTCAGGGTGGGAAATCTTTGACTTGttctccctgtccctgggaatgCCTTGCCCTTCTCAGCCTGTTATTTAATTACCTAGATAGCTTCTCAGTGAGGTCATGAAACAGCCCCCATTACTTCTCAgatgcctccctccccatccggTCTGTGCATTGTATCTGTTGTGTACACAACCACACAAACCCACAGCATTCTGAAGGCACATGAGCTACTTTTCCCCAGACCCCTCCCCCTGCTGACGGAGGGAGGGACTGAGCTGGCACTGCGCTGGCACTGACCCCTCCCACGGGCCACATGGAAGGCAAGCCCCAAGGGGTGGAGTGGAAACCCAGAAGCAAGGTACTGTAGGCTCTTTGGTTTCTGGGATTTGGCTCTGGGCCAACTAAAAGCTGGATGATGAGGCCAGTGGAGGAACAGAAGAAAATTGTGGAGTCATGACCCTGTAATCCTAGGAACTTGGAGTCCCCTTTGAACTAATTtacaagaactttttttttttcttttgaatcagAGACTATATTGGGGGCACCTCTAAGGAGCTATCCTGGGGCATCCTTTGAGATTTTCATTGTGGAAACTCAAGGGTTCCTTCCTGACTGCTCAGAAACCTGATCTTTTAGATCTTAGAGATGCATCTGCAAACCTTTTAAacatggggaaggaggtgggtaaGAGGGCTGACTTTTATTGGCCCTTCAAAATCTTAAATGTTTTTGCATTCGGTGGCCTGACATAGTGCCAGGTATGTCTAACTTCCTGTGATGTAATTGTTTCCTCACTAGCAAAAGGGGTAATTGGAAAGActtttttgtggttttaatttgatgtgtatatatgtttaacCTTTTACCCCTGCCCATTTTTAACAGTTATAGCTCTTTTGGGGGTAGGAATAGAACAGAAAAGGaggctcccccccaccccacccccgcctttGTGAAACTGAGCTAAACCATGCTAACTGACGGTGGTAGCTTTATAGCAGCAACTTCCATTGTTGTGCAAGATGGAGTTTGCCAAAGCCATTTATATCCTCCGTCTCGTAAGCGTCACTTAGCCAAGGCTATAATTAGTGGTTGCACACTATTTATTGTATGTTTCATTGGTGGGAACCCTGGGGGCTGAGCCAAGCATCGCGCCCTGGCATAGCCAAACAAGGTGCCCGGGGAGGTTGGAAGGCCTCTCCCAGGATGGGGACTAGGTTATCACCATTAGAATCAGATCCTGAGAGACAGGAATTGCTTTTCCAAGTCAATCTTTGAGCCTCTCAGAAAAATGTGATTGTGCCATAAAAACTTGCAGGCAGTTTGAAAGATACTCCCAAAGCCCTTCTTGAAACCCATTTGTGAAACCCAAGTTAAAATGGCATGCCCAGGAAGGGGTTACTCCAGGTCTAGAGCCTCTCTAGTGGCAGAACCTGTGCAAGTACCCTGACAACTAAGGTTTGTGTAGGTCCTACAGAGGGATGGACATCAGGGGGACTCCAAGGTCTGTCCTCGCCAGTGAGGATTAAAGACTGGCAGAAGCCTACTGTGGGACCACTGCTGTTGAGCAGACATGATGAGACTTGATAACTAGgtcacttttttttaaacccaaTTGCCTTTGAGTCCCCATCCCAACTCAGTCCCACTGTCTCTTGTTTCTTCTAGACTGTGTCAGGGAAAAGGGAGGCAAGGTCCTGGTTCACTGTGAGGCTGGGATCTCCCGCTCGCCCACCATCTGCATGGCTTACCTCATGAAGACCAAGCAGTTCCACCTGAAGGATGCCTTTGATTACATCAAGCAGAGGAGGAGTGTGGTCTCGCCCAACTTCGGCTTCATGGGCCAGCTCCTACAGTATGAGTCTGAGATCCTGCCTTCCGCGCCCACCCCTCCGGCTCCCTCCTGCCAAGGAGAGGCAGCCGGCCCTTCATTCCTCGCCCACTTGCAGACACTGAGCCCTGACGTGCAGGCTTCATACTGCACGTTCCCTACCTCGGTGCTGGCCCCGGTGCCCACCCACTCGACAGCCTCAGAGCTCAGCCGGAGCCCCCTGGCCACAGCTACATCCTGCTAAACCTGAGCTGGGGGAGCCAGCCCAGCCCCAAGAACAACTGTGATTTTGTATTTTGACTCGTGAACATTTCATACCTGTGCAATGCTGAAGACCTCGCCCTGTCCTGCTATCCTGGTGGGACAGCGAAGGGGTCACCAGGTTTGCAGACAAACTTGAGACTGACCTCGGGACTGAAGGAAGGCCAAGCCATTATGAAAGCACAGTGCGTGCTGACTACTGTACTTCCAGACCCCCGCCCTCAGGACTGCCCAGTCTTTGCACCTCAAAATTCGCCTTTTCATTTCAAGCATAAGGCAATAAATAACCTGCAGCAACATGGGAGAAAGCAGTTGCTAGACCAGGAGAAAAGGCAGTCATGAAGCCAATTCATTTTGAAGGAAGCACaatttccacctttttttttttttttttaaattttggcagtCTCTATATCTGTCTCTGTTGCTTCAGGGCATAAGCTGATCACCACCTAGTCAGGAAAGTAACCCTGCAGGGTTTTAGGGACATGATGTATATGCCGATTTGAACCCTCAGATGCTTTTGAGACTCCATCTTGGATCAGGTGGAGTCAGTTGGGTGAAGTAGTGAGACGGGAACACTTCCGGTTTCCTTCTCACTGTGGGTTCTTCCCTGACTTTGGACTTGGGCATGATTCTTACTCATACTTGAACCTTTCTCGTTGCACCTCTCCTCAAAGCAACTCTTGTGTCATTTGAAAAGAGTTCTTTAGACCATAGACCAAAAATCACCTGTTTGAGGTGGTGGCAGTGGGTGCCACGAGAGAGAAAGGGTACCCACTTCCTGGGTCAGTGGCATTGAAACAGTCGTCCCCCCAGCTTGCTGTCTTTATATGTGCTTGTCTCGTCTCTGATGACACTTGTGTTCTTCCCTGCCCCTGGGGGTTGTCTTCAAGCTGTTGACTTCTGGGATTTGCAGATTTCTCAATGTggtactacttttttttttgtctgtaggATATTTCTCCAGGGGAAAAGGCAATAATTTCCTAAAAACCATATGAATGTGAAGAAAAGCAGTATGTTGGTTGTCATCGtcgtcatctttttttttttatagtgcaaaataaaaatagtaaaaagaacaaaagtgCTTCTTGTTGATGAGTTCAGGCAGGGGTACATTGAGGTGGGGACCCAGCCTACTTTTCTGGGCTCTATCCAGACGAACTCttaaggtgatggtggtgagTGTGCAGTGGCAGGCATGAGGCTGTTTGTCTACTCAGTGCTTTCCAGTTGGGAGGCTTCCCTGAGTTCGCTTGCAAGAGAATTCCTTAGACCCAGGCCATGTGGGGAGGTGGTCAGAGCATCTATCCACCCTGAGCTCTTCACTCCCTTAAGCCCCAGGTAAAGAGTTCAACTTGGATCTCAGCTTTTTCATCCATGAAATGAGTGAACTAAGCTAGATGGTCCCAAAAGTTCCTCAGAACCGGAGACCCTTGATGGGAGCAAACCTGAGTGGCAAGCTTGTGGTCAGCCTTCTCCCCAGTACCTGCGTATGGCAGACTCAGAAAGGTATggaaaaatgctgctgctgctaagctgcttcagtcgtgtccgactctgtgcgaccccatagacggcagcccaccaggctcccctgtccctgagattctccaggcaagaacactggagtgggttgccatttccttctccgatatGGAAAAATGACTGAGGGACAAATAAACGAACAAAGGTTTGCTTTAAATGCTTGTTCTTCTTGTTTACCCTTGGGATTAATTCTTGCAGATAATTCCCTGAGGAGTTCCTAGGTAAATCCTTCCATGAGTGGGTTTAAGTCCAAGGCTGAATCAGCTTGCCTTCTGAGTAATGTCCTCTGTGTGGTGGAAGAAGGAAGGGGCAGTGTTTGCTTATCCCCATGGCTTATGCCTCTGCTCCAGCCTACTCTTGGGGACTGTTTCCTAATCATGAGGAACAGGAAACTGACTGGGATTGATACCACAcattcccgacacagggattctAATCCATACTCCTTGACTATGGGGTGTCCAAAAGCCTCCAGCTCCCCCAGCAGGTGCCATGTCAGCAAATAGCAAGATGGCGTCCAACCCAAGGGTAGCCCAGCACTGTCTAAATGTCTCACCTCAAAAGCTTTGCTTGAGGCCTTGCTCCCCACAAAACTTTCCTTCCCCACAGATTCCTTGGAAAAACGTCAGGTAAGAATGTCACCCCTACTGGGGAAGCTGCTTTACCTTCAGCATTTCTGCAATCCAACCAGGGCTTTCAGGGGAAGCAACGGAGGGAAGAGCACTGCAGAGGGAGGGAAATCCTGGCTTCTAGCCCTCACCCTGCCCCAAGTCTAGTGCTTTAGAGCTAATCTGTCAACTTGCTGGACCAGACTTTAGGGCTTGGTCCACCTGAGGTCTCTCCCTGCTTTCGTATCTCTGAGCCTCCGTTCAGCCCTGGAATGTGTCCCACTATGTGAGTGTGTCCAGGTGCTGAGTGGCTGGAGAGGCCTCAggcagggagaggcagggagggggaaGCTGGGTGCAGGCTGGGGTGATAGGCTAAGCTGCGTCCCACTTGCTgacatttgctttattgcattaaGGTCTTTCTCTGAAGGGTGAGTAAGTCCTCTAAATCAGGCATATGAGGATTGCTCATAAGCCCGTGAGTCACTGGCGGGTAAGCCAAGTGAAGCCCCACAGCTGGGGATGGCTCTGTAACTCTCACTCCCTTAACAGTCTCCTTATTAATTACCCTTCCATTTTTGCCAAAGCCAACTTTACATGGGCTTCCGGTGCCAGATGCAGAATTAAAGCTGGTGTGGTCCAGTTCCTTCATCCCCAGGTTTTGAGGCAACATTTCTGCTGGTCTGCAGCCATGCTCCAGGAGGAGATGTGTCTGGGAGAATAGAAATATTCATTCTCTAAGCTGTTTCCCAGCTGACTCTGAGGGTGAGCCCTTCAGGTCTACCCAGGCTCCTGAGCCCAGCCTGACGTTGAGGCAGGAAGTGTAAGAGCAGCTCACAACAGTGTGCTCACTGGAGCCCTGTGTACCCATGGCGCTCCTTTGTGTGAGGACCCAGGGAAAAAGCACCCCAGGTCTCAGCACCCTGGAAGGCTGCATCTCACTGAGTTGTTGGTGGtttatcttcccaaccccataAAGTTGGTGACCGCCCCTGTTTCCCTCCTTGCTCAGGCCACCAGGCTGTTCAGAACCAAATGTTTAGCCTACCTCTGGcgattttatagaattttatggCATATGTTTTGGGTATTGACTCCACCTGgtttccattaaaatttttcaactgtattttcctttgtttccattgccccagtgactttaaaaaaagaacaacccTTGAGTAATGAATATTAAACATACCACAATGCATTTATGGCATGAGGTGACATATAAATACACATGGAGAGAAGGCTATACATCCTCCCATGTTGCTACTCTCCATCTCTCTTTGAAGGATTTATCCATGGGACTGGATAAATCTTTGCCTTCTCAGTAAGTCTGACCAAGTTCTATATTCTTTTTGGAATAAATCTTGTCCAGAACTCAAACCCAATGATGAGGGCCTGGCTCCAGGTCTTGTCTTAGACTCTCATGCATTGCCCCCTACTTTCAAAACTGAATGCTGATGCTGGTGACCTTCTGTGGCGTCAGGGGGAGCCCTGGCCCTGATGGACAGGTTGCTCAAAGCCACAGTGCAGATGCTTCTGACCCCCACACACTGCCCGTGATGGATGTGACTCTATCTAGATAACTATCATCCCTGCATCCACTTCACACTGAGCACCTGCTAAAACCTGGGATTCGGTGGGGAATGAGGGCTTCATAAGTACTGATGACTGTTCACTGGGCTTTCTGTCCCAGAGTGGAACTGGGCTCTCAAGGTGTGCTCCTGTCCCCAGCCCCACACAGCCCCCTTCCCAGCTCCCCTCATCTTGGCTCCAGCTCCATCTTCTCCCCTCTATTCCCAGCATGCAGAGCTTTTGGATATGCCAGCCTATGGACACATGGCTGTGTTTACCTGTGCTTACCATCTGACCCCTGCCTTGGCTCATCCCTTAGGTTCTCTTGCATCATTTACTACCTTGTTCTGAACACTGTATTAATCTTGCTCCCACCTCCACTCCCACCATAGTCCAAAAAAGTAGCAAGTTCTTACTGAGCCCCAGTCCTTTCTCAGTCATTTGACGAATATCAAAAGTGTGTATTAAGCACTATCGACTATATGCCACAGTctttaaagaatctacctgcaattcaggagaccacctgcaattcaggaaatgccggttcgatccctgggttgggaggatcccctggagaagggaaatgctagctactccagtattctggcctggagaatgccatggattctagtccctggggtcacaaagagtcggacacaactgaggaactttcagtattcttgcctgggaaatcccatagacaggggagcctggcggcctacagtctatggacttgcaagagttggacatgatttagcgactaaaccaccatcacatGCCACAAGTCAGGTTAGGCATGCACATAGACCTTGTCTCTTTAATACTCATCAAAACTCTGtacaattgcttttttaaaagaaaaaaaaaaacattattttcacatagaccattttaaaagtctttattgaatttgtttcagtattgcttctgttttatgtttggttttttggctatgggagtcacgtgggatcttagttccctgaccagggatcaaacccacaccccctgcattggaaggcaaagtcttaaccactggaaccccagggaattccctgtacaGATGCTTTTGTCGTCTCTATTTTCAGATGCATGAACTGATCCTCAGAGATACTAGGTAACCTGCCCTAGGTCCCATAGCTAGTAAATGGTAGAGCCCAGGATGAAGCTATTTCATTGATCTTGTACCCCTCTCAGCACCTGgggtatacagtaggtgcttttGTCCACTGGACTTTTGTGTCTAAGGAAGAGAGTCTCCTCAggccacattaaaaaagaaaagacattttatgTATAGATACAAATAGCATTTATCGCCCAGCTGCACTCTACTCCAACCACGGTGGTTTTatgacagtcttttcaataagccATACTCCCTCCTGCCTCTTTGTTCACACTGGCTCTTCTGCCTGGAACACATTTCTCCCCTAAATTCACCCTTCAATTAAATAACTCCTACTTGTCCTTCACATCTCAGCTCAAACGTcacctctccaggcaagacttcTCAGACTTCCAAACTAGGTCAGACATTCCCATTCAGTCTCTCATAGCTTCCTACCTATAgcttttcttcacattttatcaaagcttaaaaaatattcctttatctgtaattatattttattaatgtttgtcTTCAGATAAGAAGCACCAGGAGAACAAAGGTTATACTGAATTTCAAGAGGGATCTAGTGCAGGGCCTGGTttatagtaggtgttcaataagtAGTGGTTGAATGGAGTGAACAAGTGACAAGCTGGGAAATAAATGCTGTCAGAGCCAGAAGTTgctctttccatctctctcaaaGCCCAAGCTAGCCTCTGCACATAAGCTCATAAGCATGTTAACCCCAGGTGCCACTTTTGAATCCCTTACCACTGCTGAAGGAAACACGGTTCCTAGATTTAATTACTGCTATCCTATTGGGCAGAGTCCATGTCACCACATCACCTCATTGGTCACTTGTCAGCCTATGGGTGGGCTGCCCTTGGGTCAGGTGTCCACCCTGACACCAGTCAGTTTCCTCTTAAGTTCAGAGACCTTTCTACCTCAGACTCCCTGAGCAGGGTTTGTAGACAAAGCAGTTTCAGTTAGAAAGGGTGGAGATCCTGCCACACACTTGCCTAGCTTGCCACTAAAGAATTTAATTAATGCCCAAAGACTGAGGGTTGGATGAGAAGGCCTTGGAGATGACCAGATAGCCTGGGCACAGTAAAACTCAACCCTACCCCTTTTGTCCCACCTCTAGTAAGTGACCTCATATTATCAATTAGGGTACCTAAATTTAAAATCTTGGTAGTGTTTATTTATATTGGCAGGTCTGATCCCTTCCTGCCCATGCATCCACCCCCATTCGCTTATAAAGTTTATAGAAACCTACAAGTTACCAGGTGGGAGTTTAAAATAGAAACTTGAAGCATCCCTATGCTTacattctgggcttccccagaAACCAGGAATGAAAGTGCTACTTGAGAGGAATAAACCTCCCAGAGAGTGAAGCCTCAGATATATCTCTAAGGTAGGAAGGTGAAAACAGTTTATCTCCAGCCCAcgaggaaaagaacagtagaCTTAAAATCAGGAAGCATAGCTGCCAGACCCTAGGGAATCTTAACAGCTTAGGACTTTTAAAATGACCTTTAAAAAAGCACTTACTATTGGCAGG includes these proteins:
- the DUSP5 gene encoding dual specificity protein phosphatase 5 produces the protein MKVTSLDGRQLRKMLRKEAAARCVVLDCRPYLAFAASSVRGSLNVNLNSVVLRRARGGAVSARYVLPDEAARARLLQEGGGGVAAVVVLDQGSRHWQKLREESAARVVLTSLLACLPAGPRVYFLKGGYETFYSEYPECCVDVKPISQEKVETERALISQCGKSVLNISCRPAYDQGGPVEILPFLYLGSAYHASKCEFLANLHITALLNVSRRTPEACTTHLHYKWIPVEDSHAADISSHFQEAIDFIDCVREKGGKVLVHCEAGISRSPTICMAYLMKTKQFHLKDAFDYIKQRRSVVSPNFGFMGQLLQYESEILPSAPTPPAPSCQGEAAGPSFLAHLQTLSPDVQASYCTFPTSVLAPVPTHSTASELSRSPLATATSC